The following is a genomic window from Chitinophaga caseinilytica.
CGGTGGTTTACAGGTCGAATTTGAAGCCGAAGTTGTACCGCGGCCGGTAGAATTCGGCCTGCATCGTTCTTTCACGGATGCCCTGGTAATAGCGTAACGGCTGGTTGGTAAGATTGTTCGCTTCGCCGAACATGCGGAGCTGGCGCGTCAGTTTCACGGAGGCGTTCACATCCAGGAAAAACTGACGGTCGTAAAAACGGTCTTCGAAATCGTCGCCGCCCAGCTCGTCGAGGTAAGAAGCCGCGTAATTGCCGGAAACGCGGGCGGTGAAGAATTTGTTTTCGAACGACAGGGAAGCGTTGAACATATGGGGCGCCGTGCCAGGCAAAGTTACGCCCGAGCGTTTCTCGCCATCGCCGTTATACACGCCGTCGGCTTTGGACTTGGTAAACGTGTAATTCAAATACACGCCGAACCCTTTGGCGAAACCGGGCAGGAAGTCGAGCTGGCGCTGCAGGGCCACTTCAAATCCGTACACCTTCACTTTATTGCCGTTGCGCGCCTGGGTGTACGACCAGTTTTCGCCTGCGGGAACGGGGTTCGACTGCCCCGGGAAATCGGCCGCGAACTGCGCCGTGTTGTATTGTTCGTTGCGGTACGTGTAGATGAAGTCCTTGATATGCTTGTAGAACACGCCGCCAGACAGGATTCCCACCGATTTGAAATACTGTTCCGCCATAAAATCGAAGTTGGTGGCGTAAGCGGCTTTCAGTTCGGGATTGCCCGCGCTGATCTCTTCATCTTCCTGCACGATATTCAGGTACGGCGCTATGTCGTAATAATTCGGCCGGGCGATGGAAGTCGTAGCCGCGAGGCGCAGCACGAGGTTGTCGGTAGCGTTGTATTTGAACGTAAGGCCCGGCAGCACGTTGAGGTAGCTGTTTTTGACGCTGCGCGTGCCTTTGAGGGTTTCCTCTTCTTCTACCACATTCCCGTCGTACGTGGTGCTGGTATTTTCGAACCGTACTCCGGCAATGAAAGACAGGCGGGAAGTGATATCCTGGTCCCAGCGCACATATCCCGCCGCGATGGATTCCTTCGCCTTGTAGTTAACGGCCAGGAACTCCGACGGATCGGCTTCTTTCTCAAATTTCGAAGCATCCGCGAGGTTCAGCCCGCCGAGGAATTCCGGGGCGATGAACCGTCCCGGAACGTATTGGTTTCCGGGTTGGAAGGTTTTTTTGTTCCACTGGAACAGTGGCATTTTATCGAGCGTGCCGAATTCATCGAGGGGCTCGTATTCGAAGAAGTCGTTGTTCCGCTCTTTGTCTTTCAGCCTTAGCCGCCCGCCTACGCGCATGCGCCCTTTCTGGCCGGGGATTACGCTGAGCGGGAAGCGGAGATTCAGTTTCAGGCCGAGCTCACTTTCATTCGTGTAATCATTGTTTTCCGTGAGCGAAGCGAAGCTGAAATCGCCGTCGCTCACATTGCCCGGCGTCACGGTCGGGCGCCGCGGGTTGCGGATGTCCATGGTGAGGGGAACGTCTTCGAATTCATATTCGATATATCTTTCGCCGTCTTTCTTTTCGCTGGCCGACGACCAGGAGGCGCTCCAGTTCAGGTCCACTTTCGGGCTGAGGAGGTGATCGCCGCGGAGGGAATAGTTCTGGACGCGCTGGGTTTCGAGGCGGCGGTTTTTACCGCGGTTGCCGCCTACGCCGCCTTTGTTTTCGCGGGTGAGGGAGCCGGTATAGCCAGTGATTTTGTCATCGGCATCGTATTCCGGTTCGATGTCTTTCACGTTATAGGCGAAGCGGTTCTCGCGATCGTCGCGCCAGGTGTACATGGCGTTGAAATACAGCGTATGTGCGGGATTGATCTTGTAATCCAGCGCGGCGGACGCGTTTCTGCGGATGCGCTGCACGAAATACTGGCGGATGCCCAGTTCTTCGAGGTATACATTCCCGAAGTCGTCCTTTTTCCAGGTGGGCTCGATGTTGTCTGACCCGTAATCGTTGTTGTTGTAGGATGCGCTCAGGATGGCGCCGAGTTTGTTTTGGAAGAAGCGGTTCCCCAGCACGAGGGCGCCGTTGTAAATAGGTTTCTCGCGGATGGGGTTGTAGCCCGAAGATAATGTGGCGGAAACGCGGGGGCCGTTCGGCGCGGCGCGGGTCACCAGGTTCACGGAGCCGCCGATGGCGTCTGCGTCCATGTCGGGCGTGAGGGTTTTGTTCAGTTCGATGGTCTGCACCATATCGCTGGGGATGAGGTCCATCTGTACATTCCGGTTGTCGCCTTCGGCGGAGGGGATACGGTCGCCATTGAGCGTTACGGAATTGAGCTGGGGCGCCAGGCCGCGGATGATGATGTTGCGCGCTTCGCCCTGGTCGTTTTGCATGGTGACACCGGGAATCCGCTTGATGGCGTCGCCGATATTGCCATCGGGGAAACGGCCGATCTGGTCAGCGCTCACCACATTGGTCACGTTGGGATTGTTCTTTTGCTGGTTGAGCGCCTTGGCCTGTCCGCGGAGCCGGTCACCCACCACGAGCACTTCCTTCCCGGCGATGCCGCCGGCTTCCAGCGCAAGCTGCTGCTCCGCGTTCCGCCCTGCGGAAACGGTCACGGATTTCGACAGTTTCCCGTAGCCGATGTAAGTCACTTCCAGCTGGTAATTGCCGGCGGGCACGTCCAGGAACTCGAACCGGCCCTGCTGGTCGCTAACGGTATAATGATTCCCGGGGCTCAGGCGAAGGGTGGCTCCCGGCAGGGAAAGCCGCTGGTTTTTATCTATAATATGGCCGGTCAGCAAACCTGTCCCCTGGGCAAAGGCCCAAATGCTGCAACAGCAAAGGATCATTACAGACAACAATTTTTTCATGGTATCTTTTTTATTTTGGTTTTCTCCCGGCAAAAGCGGCCGCCTTTTTCCAGGTCCCCAAAGATGCGGTCGAACCTCCCCCGAAGTCAAATTTCCCGCGTGAACAAAAAGGAAACAGCGTTAACAGCCGCGTGAACAATCCGGCAACAGCGTGAACAATAATGCTGTAACATCATGATAATCAATGTGAATGACCGTAACAAAATGGCTGTTAAGGAATTATTACCGTAACATGAAGGGGATGTTATTTCAAATGGACTGGATGAACGCCGTGAGGCTTTCGCCCTGGCGGAGCTGCAGTTTTTTCCGCAGGCGGTAGCGGACCACCCGCAGACTGTCCTGCGAAATCCCCAGCAACACCGCGATGTCTGCCGAGCTGAGGTTCATTTTCAGGAGCGCCACCAGGCGAAGGTCGTTTTGCGTGAGCGCCACGCCGTATTCCCGGATCTTATCGAAAAACGATTGATGGATCTGTTCGAAAATGCTCCGGAATTCATCCCAATGCTGGTCGTGGTTGAAATTCTGGTGGATGAGCTGCTGCAGTTGGCGGAGTTGCTTTTTCTGGTCGCGGCGCTCGTCGTTGACCATGGTTTCCAGCTTCTGGCGGACTTCCTCGAGCAGCTGGTTTTTCTGGATGATGTGCAGGGTATGGGCGCCGAGCACCTTCGACCGGGTCTCCAGTTCCTGCTTGAGGTTTTCTTCCTGCAGCTGGAGCAGTTCCGTCCGCGTCCTGAATTGTTGCTGCTCCTGCATGCGCAGCAGCGCGGCGTTGCGGATGCGGAGCCGCTGCCGGGAGATAACGAGTACGCCGAGGGTCACCAGCAACAGCGCGCCGATCACAAGGAAGATGGCCATATTCCGGGAATTCCGCAGCCCGGCGATCTCCCTGTCCTTTTTACCGGTGTCGTACATCGCCTGGATGACGGAAAGCTGTTTGCCGCTTTCGCGGGAATATATATTGAGCAGGCTTTCGCGGCTGAGCTCGCCGTAATGAAAGGCGCTGTCGTTGCGGCCCAGGAGGTTGAAAGCCCGTGCCATATCACGGTAGGCGCTGCTGAGCTGGTATTCTTCCCGCGCCTGGAGGGCAAGATGGAGCGCATTGCGGGTGAAGGGGAGGCTTTCCGCGGCACGGCCGGTTTTGCGGAGGATGTCTCCCAGGTTATTGTAAATCTCGATGGTAGCGAGGTTGTTGTGCTGCAGGATGTTCAGTTCCAGTGATTTGTTGAAGTAGTGGAAAGCGGAATCATACCGCTCGAGGTCTTCATGGATGCTGCCGAGGTTCTCGTAGATCTTGGCGATGCCGGATGGGTCGGTGGCGCGACCGAAAAGCGCGAGGGCTTTGTGCTGGTAGTAAGCCGCAGAGTCGTAATCCTGCCGTTTTTCGCAGAGGTGGCCGATGCTGCCGAGGGTTTGGGCCATGCCGGTGAAGTTGCCGGCGCGGGTGTACAGGGCGAGGGCTTCGTTGTACTGGTTGCGGGCGGCTTCGGGCTGGCGACTGTAATAATATAAGGTGCCGATGTCGTTGAGGTTTTGGGCGAGGAGGGCCCATTGCTGCTCTTTCCGGTAAAGCTGGCCGGCCTGGAGGTGGTAATCGAGGGCCTGGGGGTAATATCCGAGGTGGTAGCATTCGTGGCCCATCCGGCTGAGGAGCCCCGCAGCGGCGATGGGGTCTTTCAGGGCGAGGGCTTTTTCCAGCGAGTCTTTCAGCGCCGGGAACCCGGGGGCCGTGGCGGGCAGTCCGTCGGGCTGCTGCGCTCTTGCGCCGGATAGCATCATGGAGAAAAGGACCAGCGTCAGGAGAGAATTCTTCATCCTGCAAAGGAAATCGTCCAACATTACCGCAATGTTAACTCGATATCGCATTTCCCCGTTTTTCCCGATTGTGTATCTTCGCGCAAACATCACAACATGAGACCATGCCTGCTGGCGATGCTTTGCGCCTGTATTTTCCTTTCATCGGCGAAAGCCCACGATCCCCGGACGGAAATCCCCTTCCAGGTAATGGAATCCGGCCACATCCTCGTGAAAGCGACGGTGAGCGGGGTAGAAGGGAATTTCATCTTCGACACCGGCGCCGGCATCACCGTTTTTACGAAAGCTTTTTTCGATAAACTGAAAAATACGCAGCGGGAAGACGGCGGATACACGGGCTTCAGGGCCACGGGCGAGCGGCTGGACATCGATCTGTACCGGGTGCGCGACGTTTCCTTCGGCCCCATGAAAAAAGCCGAAGCGGAAGTCAGCTTCCTGGACGCCAACCTCGGCGGGATCGATGGGATCATCGCCGTGAAAC
Proteins encoded in this region:
- a CDS encoding TonB-dependent receptor, whose amino-acid sequence is MKKLLSVMILCCCSIWAFAQGTGLLTGHIIDKNQRLSLPGATLRLSPGNHYTVSDQQGRFEFLDVPAGNYQLEVTYIGYGKLSKSVTVSAGRNAEQQLALEAGGIAGKEVLVVGDRLRGQAKALNQQKNNPNVTNVVSADQIGRFPDGNIGDAIKRIPGVTMQNDQGEARNIIIRGLAPQLNSVTLNGDRIPSAEGDNRNVQMDLIPSDMVQTIELNKTLTPDMDADAIGGSVNLVTRAAPNGPRVSATLSSGYNPIREKPIYNGALVLGNRFFQNKLGAILSASYNNNDYGSDNIEPTWKKDDFGNVYLEELGIRQYFVQRIRRNASAALDYKINPAHTLYFNAMYTWRDDRENRFAYNVKDIEPEYDADDKITGYTGSLTRENKGGVGGNRGKNRRLETQRVQNYSLRGDHLLSPKVDLNWSASWSSASEKKDGERYIEYEFEDVPLTMDIRNPRRPTVTPGNVSDGDFSFASLTENNDYTNESELGLKLNLRFPLSVIPGQKGRMRVGGRLRLKDKERNNDFFEYEPLDEFGTLDKMPLFQWNKKTFQPGNQYVPGRFIAPEFLGGLNLADASKFEKEADPSEFLAVNYKAKESIAAGYVRWDQDITSRLSFIAGVRFENTSTTYDGNVVEEEETLKGTRSVKNSYLNVLPGLTFKYNATDNLVLRLAATTSIARPNYYDIAPYLNIVQEDEEISAGNPELKAAYATNFDFMAEQYFKSVGILSGGVFYKHIKDFIYTYRNEQYNTAQFAADFPGQSNPVPAGENWSYTQARNGNKVKVYGFEVALQRQLDFLPGFAKGFGVYLNYTFTKSKADGVYNGDGEKRSGVTLPGTAPHMFNASLSFENKFFTARVSGNYAASYLDELGGDDFEDRFYDRQFFLDVNASVKLTRQLRMFGEANNLTNQPLRYYQGIRERTMQAEFYRPRYNFGFKFDL
- a CDS encoding tetratricopeptide repeat protein, whose protein sequence is MKNSLLTLVLFSMMLSGARAQQPDGLPATAPGFPALKDSLEKALALKDPIAAAGLLSRMGHECYHLGYYPQALDYHLQAGQLYRKEQQWALLAQNLNDIGTLYYYSRQPEAARNQYNEALALYTRAGNFTGMAQTLGSIGHLCEKRQDYDSAAYYQHKALALFGRATDPSGIAKIYENLGSIHEDLERYDSAFHYFNKSLELNILQHNNLATIEIYNNLGDILRKTGRAAESLPFTRNALHLALQAREEYQLSSAYRDMARAFNLLGRNDSAFHYGELSRESLLNIYSRESGKQLSVIQAMYDTGKKDREIAGLRNSRNMAIFLVIGALLLVTLGVLVISRQRLRIRNAALLRMQEQQQFRTRTELLQLQEENLKQELETRSKVLGAHTLHIIQKNQLLEEVRQKLETMVNDERRDQKKQLRQLQQLIHQNFNHDQHWDEFRSIFEQIHQSFFDKIREYGVALTQNDLRLVALLKMNLSSADIAVLLGISQDSLRVVRYRLRKKLQLRQGESLTAFIQSI